The following are encoded in a window of Phocoena phocoena chromosome 2, mPhoPho1.1, whole genome shotgun sequence genomic DNA:
- the SNX33 gene encoding sorting nexin-33 isoform X2 yields MALKGRALYDFRSENKEEISIQQDEDLVVFSETSLDGWLQGQNSRGETGLFPASYVEIIRSGTSSNHADYSSSPAGSLGTQVSLYDGSSVADPSWSGGGSGFLSNQGSFEEDDDDDWDDWDDGCTVVEEPRAGGLGTNGHPPLNLSYPGAYPSQHMAFRPKPPLERQDSLASAKRGSVVGRNLNRFSCFVRSGVEAFILGDVPMMAKIAETYSIEMGPRGPQWKANPHPFACSVEDPTKQTKFKGIKSYISYKLTPTHAGSPVYRRYKHFDWLYNRLLHKFTVISVPHLPEKQATGRFEEDFIEKRKRRLILWMDHMTSHPVLSQYEGFQHFLSCLDDKQWKMGKRRAEKDEMVGASFLLTFQIPTEHQDLQDVEDRVDTFKAFSKKMDDSVLQLSTVASELGLLSNFPDIIHLQKGAFAKVKESQRMSDEGRMAQDEADGIRRRCRVVGFALQAEMNHFHQRRELDFKHMMQSYLRQQILFYQRVGQQLEKTLHMYDSL; encoded by the exons ATGGCACTAAAAGGCCGAGCCCTCTATGACTTCCGCAGCGAGAACAAGGAGGAAATCAGCATCCAGCAGGATGAGGACCTGGTTGTTTTCAGCGAGACCTCGCTGGATGGATGGCTGCAGGGCCAGAACAGCCGCGGTGAGACGGGGCTCTTCCCTGCCTCTTACGTGGAGATCATCCGTTCTGGCACCAGCTCCAACCATGCCGACTACTCCAGCAGTCCTGCAGGCTCTCTGGGCACTCAGGTGAGCTTATACGACGGCTCCAGCGTGGCAGACCCTTCCTGGAGTGGTGGGGGCAGTGGCTTCCTCTCAAACCAGGGTAGTTTCGAGGAGGACGATGATGATGACTGGGATGACTGGGATGATGGATGCACAGTGGTGGAGGAACCACGGGCTGGTGGGCTGGGCACCAACGGGCACCCCCCACTCAACCTCTCCTACCCTGGTGCCTACCCCAGCCAACACATGGCCTTCCGGCCCAAGCCACCCCTGGAGCGGCAGGACAGCCTGGCATCTGCCAAGCGAGGCAGCGTGGTGGGACGCAACCTCAACCGCTTCTCGTGCTTTGTGCGCTCTGGCGTGGAGGCCTTCATCCTGGGTGATGTGCCCATGATGGCCAAGATCGCTGAGACATACTCCATTGAAATGGGCCCTCGTGGCCCCCAGTGGAAGGCCAACCCCCACCCATTTGCCTGCTCCGTGGAGGACCCCACCAAACAGACCAAATTCAAGGGCATCAAAAGCTACATCTCCTACAAGCTCACACCCACACACGCTGGCTCACCTGTCTACAGGCGCTACAAACACTTCGACTGGCTCTACAACCGCCTGCTACACAAGTTCACTGTCATCTCGGTGCCCCACCTGCCAGAGAAGCAGGCCACAGGCCGCTTCGAGGAGGACTTCATTGAGAAGCGGAAGCGGCGGCTCATCCTCTGGATGGACCACATGACTAGCCACCCCGTGCTGTCCCAGTACGAGGGCTTCCAACATTTCCTTAGCTGCCTGGATGACAAGCAGTGGAAGATGGGCAAACGCCGGGCCGAGAAGGACGAGATGGTGGGCGCCAGCTTCCTGCTTACCTTCCAGATCCCCACAGAGCACCAGGACCTGCAGGATGTGGAGGACCGTGTGGACACCTTCAAAGCCTTCAGCAAGAAGATGGACGACAGCGTCCTGCAGCTCAGCACCGTAGCATCGGAGCTG GGCCTGCTCTCCAACTTCCCCGACATCATCCACCTGCAGAAAG GTGCCTTCGCCAAGGTGAAGGAGAGCCAGCGCATGAGTGACGAGGGCCGCATGGCGCAGGACGAGGCAGATGGCATTCGCAGGCGCTGCCGCGTGGTGGGCTTCGCCCTGCAGGCTGAGATGAACCACTTCCACCAGCGCCGCGAGCTCGACTTCAAGCACATGATGCAGAGCTACCTGCGCCAGCAGATCCTCTTCTACCAGCGGGTAGGCCAGCAGCTGGAGAAGACGCTGCACATGTATGACAGCCTCTGA
- the SNX33 gene encoding sorting nexin-33 isoform X1, with product MALKGRALYDFRSENKEEISIQQDEDLVVFSETSLDGWLQGQNSRGETGLFPASYVEIIRSGTSSNHADYSSSPAGSLGTQVSLYDGSSVADPSWSGGGSGFLSNQGSFEEDDDDDWDDWDDGCTVVEEPRAGGLGTNGHPPLNLSYPGAYPSQHMAFRPKPPLERQDSLASAKRGSVVGRNLNRFSCFVRSGVEAFILGDVPMMAKIAETYSIEMGPRGPQWKANPHPFACSVEDPTKQTKFKGIKSYISYKLTPTHAGSPVYRRYKHFDWLYNRLLHKFTVISVPHLPEKQATGRFEEDFIEKRKRRLILWMDHMTSHPVLSQYEGFQHFLSCLDDKQWKMGKRRAEKDEMVGASFLLTFQIPTEHQDLQDVEDRVDTFKAFSKKMDDSVLQLSTVASELVRKHVGGFRKEFQKLGNAFQAISHAFQMDPPFSSEALNSAISHTGRTYEAVGEMFAEQPKNDLFQMLDTLSLYQGLLSNFPDIIHLQKGAFAKVKESQRMSDEGRMAQDEADGIRRRCRVVGFALQAEMNHFHQRRELDFKHMMQSYLRQQILFYQRVGQQLEKTLHMYDSL from the exons ATGGCACTAAAAGGCCGAGCCCTCTATGACTTCCGCAGCGAGAACAAGGAGGAAATCAGCATCCAGCAGGATGAGGACCTGGTTGTTTTCAGCGAGACCTCGCTGGATGGATGGCTGCAGGGCCAGAACAGCCGCGGTGAGACGGGGCTCTTCCCTGCCTCTTACGTGGAGATCATCCGTTCTGGCACCAGCTCCAACCATGCCGACTACTCCAGCAGTCCTGCAGGCTCTCTGGGCACTCAGGTGAGCTTATACGACGGCTCCAGCGTGGCAGACCCTTCCTGGAGTGGTGGGGGCAGTGGCTTCCTCTCAAACCAGGGTAGTTTCGAGGAGGACGATGATGATGACTGGGATGACTGGGATGATGGATGCACAGTGGTGGAGGAACCACGGGCTGGTGGGCTGGGCACCAACGGGCACCCCCCACTCAACCTCTCCTACCCTGGTGCCTACCCCAGCCAACACATGGCCTTCCGGCCCAAGCCACCCCTGGAGCGGCAGGACAGCCTGGCATCTGCCAAGCGAGGCAGCGTGGTGGGACGCAACCTCAACCGCTTCTCGTGCTTTGTGCGCTCTGGCGTGGAGGCCTTCATCCTGGGTGATGTGCCCATGATGGCCAAGATCGCTGAGACATACTCCATTGAAATGGGCCCTCGTGGCCCCCAGTGGAAGGCCAACCCCCACCCATTTGCCTGCTCCGTGGAGGACCCCACCAAACAGACCAAATTCAAGGGCATCAAAAGCTACATCTCCTACAAGCTCACACCCACACACGCTGGCTCACCTGTCTACAGGCGCTACAAACACTTCGACTGGCTCTACAACCGCCTGCTACACAAGTTCACTGTCATCTCGGTGCCCCACCTGCCAGAGAAGCAGGCCACAGGCCGCTTCGAGGAGGACTTCATTGAGAAGCGGAAGCGGCGGCTCATCCTCTGGATGGACCACATGACTAGCCACCCCGTGCTGTCCCAGTACGAGGGCTTCCAACATTTCCTTAGCTGCCTGGATGACAAGCAGTGGAAGATGGGCAAACGCCGGGCCGAGAAGGACGAGATGGTGGGCGCCAGCTTCCTGCTTACCTTCCAGATCCCCACAGAGCACCAGGACCTGCAGGATGTGGAGGACCGTGTGGACACCTTCAAAGCCTTCAGCAAGAAGATGGACGACAGCGTCCTGCAGCTCAGCACCGTAGCATCGGAGCTGGTGCGCAAGCATGTGGGGGGCTTCCGCAAGGAATTCCAGAAGCTGGGCAATGCCTTCCAGGCCATCAGTCATGCCTTCCAGATGGACCCCCCCTTCAGCTCCGAAGCGCTCAACAGCGCCATTTCTCACACGGGCCGTACCTATGAAGCCGTGGGTGAGATGTTTGCCGAGCAGCCCAAGAACGACCTCTTCCAGATGCTTGACACGCTGTCTCTCTACCAGGGCCTGCTCTCCAACTTCCCCGACATCATCCACCTGCAGAAAG GTGCCTTCGCCAAGGTGAAGGAGAGCCAGCGCATGAGTGACGAGGGCCGCATGGCGCAGGACGAGGCAGATGGCATTCGCAGGCGCTGCCGCGTGGTGGGCTTCGCCCTGCAGGCTGAGATGAACCACTTCCACCAGCGCCGCGAGCTCGACTTCAAGCACATGATGCAGAGCTACCTGCGCCAGCAGATCCTCTTCTACCAGCGGGTAGGCCAGCAGCTGGAGAAGACGCTGCACATGTATGACAGCCTCTGA